The following are encoded in a window of Rhizobium sp. WYJ-E13 genomic DNA:
- a CDS encoding carbohydrate kinase — protein sequence MILCCGEALIDMLPRDTTLGEKGFAPYAGGAIFNTAIALGRLGIPTAFFTGIADDMMGEILLDTLKASNVDYSPCAITPRPSTIAFVKLVNGQATYAFYDEGTAGRMITTDDLPTLGDDCEALHFGAISLIPSPCGETYEALLDREAAKRVISLDPNIRPSFIKDKPAHMARIKRMAAKSDIVKFSDEDLEWFGLEGDHDALAAHWLNHGAKLVVITKGAEGATGYTSARKVTVPSERVTVVDTVGAGDTFDAGVLASLKMDNLLTKTQVANLDEQALRNALALGAKAAAVTVSRAGANPPWAKEIGL from the coding sequence ATGATTTTGTGCTGCGGCGAAGCCTTGATCGACATGCTGCCGAGGGATACGACGTTAGGCGAAAAGGGCTTTGCACCCTATGCCGGCGGTGCGATCTTCAATACCGCGATCGCGCTTGGCCGCCTGGGGATTCCCACGGCCTTCTTCACCGGCATCGCCGACGACATGATGGGCGAAATCCTGCTCGATACGCTGAAGGCGAGCAATGTCGATTACAGCCCTTGCGCCATCACCCCGCGCCCTTCGACGATCGCATTCGTCAAGCTGGTCAACGGCCAGGCGACCTATGCCTTTTACGATGAGGGCACGGCCGGTCGCATGATCACCACCGACGACCTGCCAACCCTCGGCGACGACTGCGAGGCCCTGCATTTCGGCGCCATCAGCCTCATCCCAAGCCCCTGCGGCGAAACCTACGAAGCGCTTCTGGATCGCGAGGCCGCCAAGCGCGTCATCTCGCTCGACCCGAACATCCGCCCCAGTTTCATCAAGGATAAGCCGGCGCATATGGCCCGCATCAAGCGCATGGCCGCCAAGTCCGACATCGTGAAATTCTCCGACGAGGATCTCGAATGGTTCGGCCTTGAAGGCGACCATGATGCGCTGGCCGCCCATTGGCTGAACCACGGCGCGAAGCTCGTCGTCATCACAAAGGGTGCCGAAGGCGCCACCGGCTACACCAGCGCGCGCAAGGTCACCGTACCGAGCGAACGTGTCACCGTCGTCGATACGGTCGGCGCCGGCGACACATTCGATGCCGGGGTCCTGGCTTCGCTGAAGATGGATAACCTGCTGACCAAGACCCAGGTCGCCAATCTCGATGAGCAGGCCCTGCGCAATGCTTTGGCTCTTGGCGCCAAGGCGGCAGCCGTCACCGTCTCCCGCGCTGGTGCCAATCCGCCCTGGGCGAAAGAGATCGGTCTCTGA
- a CDS encoding alpha/beta fold hydrolase yields the protein MTATDDELVKFEAEGALPLPPSSEQGFVENKGARIWYASYGAGPAVILLHGGLGNSGNWGYQVPDLVEAGHRVVVIDSRGHGRSTRDDRPYTYHLMASDVLAVMDHAGIEEAALVGWSDGACTSLILADQHPDRVCGVFFFACNMDPSGAKEFKMTPVIDRCFSRHRKDYQALSATPDQFEAFVGDVSDMMATEPNYSAEQLAGIKVPVSIVLGEHDEFIKPEHADYLARTIPDAEFVLMPDVSHFAPLQQPDLFNREVRAFLDRIE from the coding sequence ATGACTGCAACGGATGACGAGCTGGTGAAATTCGAAGCCGAAGGAGCGCTGCCATTGCCGCCCTCGAGCGAGCAGGGCTTCGTCGAGAACAAGGGCGCGCGTATCTGGTATGCGAGTTATGGCGCTGGTCCAGCCGTCATCCTGCTGCATGGCGGGCTCGGCAATAGCGGCAACTGGGGCTATCAGGTTCCCGATCTTGTCGAGGCCGGTCATCGGGTCGTGGTGATCGATAGCCGTGGACATGGCCGCAGCACCCGTGACGACCGTCCCTATACCTATCACCTGATGGCATCCGATGTGCTGGCAGTCATGGATCATGCCGGCATCGAGGAAGCGGCTCTCGTCGGCTGGAGCGATGGCGCCTGTACATCCCTGATTCTCGCCGACCAGCACCCGGACCGCGTCTGCGGTGTGTTCTTCTTCGCCTGCAACATGGACCCCAGCGGCGCCAAGGAATTCAAGATGACGCCCGTTATCGATCGCTGCTTCAGCCGTCACAGGAAGGACTATCAGGCGCTATCGGCGACACCTGATCAGTTCGAGGCTTTCGTCGGCGATGTCTCTGACATGATGGCGACGGAGCCCAACTACTCGGCGGAGCAACTGGCCGGCATCAAGGTACCGGTCTCCATCGTGCTCGGCGAGCATGACGAATTCATCAAGCCTGAACATGCCGATTATCTGGCAAGGACGATCCCGGATGCGGAATTCGTGCTCATGCCCGATGTCAGCCATTTCGCGCCGCTGCAGCAGCCGGACCTCTTCAATCGCGAGGTCCGGGCTTTTCTCGACCGGATCGAATGA
- the pgi gene encoding glucose-6-phosphate isomerase, which produces MNAIVEQLKSTAATTKATDLRAAFAADPQRFQHFSVSLDDLLMDYSKTAVNDEILKLLVKLAEEGGVEKKREEMFSGKAINFTEDRAVLHTALRNRSNTPVLVDGKDVMPDVNAVLAAMGKFADGVRSGALKGATGKKITDVINIGIGGSDLGPVMATLALAPFHDGPRAHFVSNIDGAHIADILKLVQPETTLFIVASKTFTTVETMTNAQTARKFIASALGEAAVQHHFAAVSTALDKVAAFGIESARVFGFWDWVGGRYSIWSAIGLPLMIAVGPENFGKFLDGAHAVDNHFRNAPIAENLPMLLGLIGFYHRNVLGYPTRAVLPYDQRLSRFPAYLQQLDMESNGKGVTIDGTPVENNSGPVVWGEPGTNGQHAFYQLIHQGTSIIPAEFMIAANGFEPELRHQHQLLMSNVLAQSEALMKGRTFAEAKKQLTDKGMDDKKADFIAPHRVFTGNRPSITFVYDKLTPYALGRLIALYEHRVFVEGVLFRINSFDQWGVELGKELATGLLPVVEGKESAAGHDSSTQGLVAALAKLAK; this is translated from the coding sequence ATGAATGCCATCGTCGAACAACTGAAGAGCACCGCGGCTACCACCAAGGCCACCGATCTGCGCGCCGCATTCGCAGCCGATCCGCAGCGCTTCCAGCACTTTTCCGTATCGCTTGACGACCTGCTGATGGATTATTCCAAGACGGCCGTGAACGACGAGATCCTGAAGCTTCTGGTGAAGCTCGCCGAAGAAGGCGGCGTCGAGAAGAAGCGTGAGGAGATGTTCTCGGGCAAGGCGATCAACTTCACCGAGGACCGCGCCGTGCTGCACACCGCGCTGCGCAACCGCTCCAACACGCCCGTTCTGGTCGACGGCAAGGATGTCATGCCTGACGTCAATGCTGTTCTCGCCGCCATGGGCAAGTTTGCCGACGGCGTGCGCTCCGGTGCGCTGAAGGGTGCAACCGGCAAGAAGATCACCGATGTCATCAATATCGGCATCGGCGGCTCGGATCTCGGCCCGGTCATGGCGACGCTGGCGCTCGCCCCCTTCCATGACGGCCCACGCGCCCATTTCGTCTCCAATATCGACGGCGCCCATATTGCCGACATCCTGAAGCTGGTGCAGCCGGAAACGACGCTGTTCATCGTCGCTTCCAAGACCTTCACCACCGTCGAGACGATGACCAATGCGCAGACGGCGCGCAAGTTCATCGCCAGCGCGCTTGGTGAAGCTGCTGTTCAGCACCACTTCGCCGCAGTTTCGACGGCGCTCGACAAGGTCGCGGCCTTCGGCATCGAAAGCGCGCGCGTCTTCGGCTTCTGGGATTGGGTCGGCGGCCGCTACTCGATCTGGTCGGCCATCGGCCTGCCGCTGATGATCGCTGTCGGCCCGGAGAATTTCGGCAAGTTCCTCGATGGCGCCCATGCCGTCGACAACCATTTCCGTAACGCGCCGATTGCCGAAAACCTGCCGATGCTGCTCGGCCTGATCGGCTTCTACCATCGCAATGTTCTGGGTTACCCGACGCGCGCCGTGCTTCCCTATGACCAGCGCCTATCGCGCTTCCCGGCCTATCTGCAGCAGCTCGACATGGAATCGAACGGCAAGGGTGTCACCATCGACGGCACTCCGGTCGAAAACAATTCCGGCCCTGTCGTCTGGGGCGAGCCCGGCACCAACGGTCAGCACGCCTTCTATCAGCTCATCCACCAGGGCACGAGCATCATCCCGGCCGAATTCATGATCGCCGCCAACGGCTTCGAGCCGGAACTGCGTCACCAGCACCAGCTCTTGATGTCCAACGTTCTCGCCCAGTCGGAGGCGCTGATGAAGGGCCGCACCTTCGCGGAAGCCAAGAAGCAGCTGACCGACAAGGGCATGGACGACAAGAAGGCCGACTTCATCGCCCCGCACCGCGTCTTTACCGGCAACCGCCCGTCGATCACCTTCGTCTATGACAAGCTGACGCCCTATGCGCTCGGCCGCCTGATCGCGCTCTATGAGCACCGCGTCTTCGTCGAAGGCGTGCTCTTCCGCATCAACTCCTTTGACCAGTGGGGCGTGGAACTTGGCAAGGAACTGGCGACCGGCTTGCTGCCCGTCGTCGAAGGCAAGGAAAGCGCTGCAGGTCACGATTCCTCGACGCAGGGGTTGGTCGCTGCGCTGGCGAAGCTCGCCAAGTAA
- a CDS encoding TetR/AcrR family transcriptional regulator: MAKEAVVKRRRKPKPTGQPRRIPSQQRGRERFERILSVASDLIERNGSDALKMSEIVEKAELSFGALYQYFPDKTAIIRTLAERFNEQGRQCVADELAKVTDADSLRVALGVITDEYYAFFRREPVMRDIWHATHTDKLLQEVDAEDMEFHAQALLSVLKQLWPDRAETELLAIARLTMQLLAAAVRYAVSLDEKEGAEAIALFRKMQVADIGRLLG; encoded by the coding sequence ATGGCGAAAGAGGCGGTTGTAAAACGCAGGCGAAAGCCGAAGCCAACCGGCCAGCCGCGCCGCATTCCCAGCCAGCAGCGCGGCCGCGAACGTTTCGAGAGAATCCTGTCGGTCGCCTCCGATCTCATCGAAAGGAATGGCAGCGACGCGCTGAAAATGAGCGAGATCGTTGAAAAGGCGGAGCTTTCTTTCGGCGCCCTCTACCAGTATTTCCCCGACAAGACCGCGATCATCCGCACGCTCGCCGAACGTTTCAACGAACAGGGCCGCCAATGCGTGGCCGATGAACTGGCCAAGGTAACGGATGCCGATAGTCTCCGGGTGGCGCTCGGCGTGATCACCGACGAATATTACGCCTTCTTCCGCCGCGAGCCCGTGATGCGCGACATCTGGCACGCCACGCACACCGACAAGCTTCTTCAAGAGGTCGATGCCGAGGACATGGAATTCCATGCGCAGGCCCTGCTTTCGGTGCTGAAACAGCTGTGGCCCGATCGCGCCGAGACGGAGCTTTTGGCCATCGCCCGGCTGACAATGCAGCTTCTGGCGGCGGCTGTCCGTTATGCGGTTTCGCTCGACGAGAAGGAGGGGGCGGAGGCAATCGCGCTCTTCCGGAAGATGCAGGTTGCTGATATCGGCCGTCTGCTCGGCTGA
- a CDS encoding orotate phosphoribosyltransferase, which produces MIQTTFPDRAVMAELLAKMLWEIKAVHFNAETPYKYASGIMSPVYIDCRKLLSFPRVRSTVMDFAASTLLRDAGFEQFDCIAGGETAGIPFAALLADRLGLPMIYVRKKPKGHGRNAQIEGDMKDGARVLVIEDLTTAGGSMFTFIDAIRAAGGIVDHGIALFSYGIFPEAQQRFANGKVQFHHIATWREVLAVARQQKLFDDRTLQEVEAFLDAPLAWSARNGGVSELSL; this is translated from the coding sequence ATGATCCAGACCACATTTCCCGACCGCGCCGTCATGGCAGAGCTGCTGGCAAAGATGCTCTGGGAGATCAAGGCGGTGCATTTCAACGCCGAGACGCCCTATAAATATGCGTCGGGCATCATGAGCCCCGTCTATATCGATTGCCGCAAGCTCCTGTCCTTTCCGCGTGTCCGCTCGACCGTGATGGATTTTGCCGCCAGCACCCTGCTGCGCGATGCCGGGTTCGAGCAGTTTGACTGCATCGCCGGCGGCGAGACCGCAGGCATCCCCTTTGCAGCACTGCTTGCCGATCGCCTCGGCCTGCCGATGATCTATGTCCGCAAAAAGCCGAAGGGTCATGGCCGCAATGCGCAGATTGAAGGCGACATGAAGGACGGCGCCCGGGTGCTCGTTATCGAGGATCTGACGACGGCGGGCGGCAGCATGTTCACCTTCATCGATGCCATCAGAGCCGCCGGCGGCATCGTCGATCACGGCATTGCGCTCTTCTCCTACGGCATTTTCCCGGAAGCGCAGCAGCGCTTTGCCAATGGTAAGGTTCAGTTCCATCATATCGCCACATGGCGCGAGGTATTGGCGGTTGCCAGGCAGCAGAAGCTCTTCGACGACAGGACGCTGCAGGAGGTCGAGGCCTTCCTCGATGCGCCGCTTGCCTGGTCGGCGAGAAATGGTGGCGTGAGTGAGCTTTCGCTCTAG